The following are encoded in a window of Maylandia zebra isolate NMK-2024a linkage group LG5, Mzebra_GT3a, whole genome shotgun sequence genomic DNA:
- the LOC101471203 gene encoding uncharacterized protein LOC101471203, with the protein MTSAFRTNNMKSSFLLIMFLLTACEMSQQNECRTWVEVTCKTLKTNETHYVKYESNQIPKVVFRELKSEESCKKMCKNSSGKEKPSVKSVCLKQFNQIAYRTTKTTIKCDYEGDNKPFFFCKEKNSVCENMVESPQQSNSRFTFTKTNRNFSLSISNVSSQDEGVYWCGVKFKKEVALQKIQLNVEHITNFTRSPTAGQNFTYWCKCKEKVSKSICKGDDPSICQTLVTTNEPDKNKKISINDKDKTNITVTIRNVTADDSGTYWCRAKNDNQQICNRLILTVGSPTTSTSTISSTTATTTAMTTAAAAAAGRRGVSEAIISVIVCVAVLLFVILMILIYKRFSRSKNTGNGAAACRTKEDCTYEEIQERLQLPDSEYATNTIYATVSSPNPVPSTHYATINFQNSDKAAAETVRLGYSACEYSTVKFPKCRTDSSDTQLYPPTEEPLYSTVNKLRK; encoded by the exons ATGACTTCAGCATTCAGGACCAACAACATGAAAAGCAGTTTCCTGCTCATTATGTTCCTgctgacag CCTGTGAGATGTCACAACAGAATGAATGCAGAACATGGGTTGAAGTCACCTGCAAGACactaaaaactaatgaaacacATTATGTAAAGTATGAAAGCAACCAAATCCCAAAGGTGGTCTTCAGGGAACTTAAAAGTGAGGAATCCTgtaagaaaatgtgcaaaaattcaTCTGGCAAAGAGAAACCATCTG TGAAAAGCGTATGCCTGAAGCAATTTAATCAAATTGCATACAGAACAACTAAAACCACGATCAAATGTGATTATGAAGGAGACAAcaaaccattttttttctgcaaagagAAGAACTCTGTCTGTGAGAACATGGTAGAATCTCCTCAACAGTCAAACAGCAGATTCACTttcacaaagacaaacagaaacttCAGCCTGTCCATCAGTAACGTGTCCTCACAGGATGAAGGTGTCTACTGGTGTGgagtgaaatttaaaaaagaggtCGCGCTCCAAAAAATACAACTGAATGTGGAAC ATATTACTAATTTCACAAGATCACCAACTGCTGGTCAGAACTTCACATACTGGTGTAAATGCAAAGAGAAGGTCTCAAAATCAATCTGTAAGGGAGACGATCCATCTATATGTCAAACTCTAGTAACGACCAATGAGCCTGATAAGAACAAGAAGATTTCCATAAATGATAAAGACAAGACAAATATTACTGTTACAATAAGAAATGTAACAGCAGATGACAGCGGGACATACTGGTGTCGAGCGAAAAACGACAACCAACAAATCTGCAACAGACTGATCCTGACTGTAG gaTCACCAACAACATCCACGTCTACCATTTCATCAACTACAGCGACGACTACAGCAATGActacagctgcagctgcagctgctggGAGACGTG GCGTCTCTGAGGCCATCATTTCTGTGATCGTCTGTGTGGCTGTGCTGCTTTTTGTGATACTGATGATCCTAATCTATAAAC GATTTTCACGTTcaaaaaacacaggaaatggtGCAGCAGCATGCCGTACCAAAGAG GACTGTACCTATGAGGAGATACAGGAGCGCCTCCAGCTGCCAGACTCAGAATATGCAACAAACACAATTTATGCCACCGTCAGCTCTCCAAACCCTGTGCCCTCAACACATTATGCTACCATTAACTTTCAAAACTCCGATAAAGCTGCTGCTGAGACAGTCAGACTCGGCTACTCTGCCTGTGAATATTCTACTGTGAAGTTTCCCAAATGTCGAACTGACTCGAGTGACACCCAACTGTACCCGCCGACCGAGGAGCCGCTCTACTCAACAGTCAACAAGCTAAGAAAAtga